One part of the Bdellovibrio sp. KM01 genome encodes these proteins:
- a CDS encoding VWA domain-containing protein translates to MTIHSPLAFWLLLPLIAVVVWVLWRKKTKTPTLQFGSVQVLKSVTPSIRTRLLNIPLILKALGIAFAIFALARPQEMNTKIKKNVEGIDIVIALDISDSMLIEDMKPLNRLEAAKETIKQFISGRSSDRIGLVIFAGESFTLVPPTLDYQLILSRVDEITTAASARIKDGTALGVALANAAGRLKDSQAKSRVVIFMTDGENNSGTIDPETGLEIAKGYGIKIYSIGIGKDGPTRIPIYTRDIFGQKIKTYQPFDSTVNEDLLGRMASQTGGKYYRASKEDSLKGVFKDIDSLEKTKIDVNKFTNYTEKYPPYLVAGIILYLVGLLLGRTWLRRVP, encoded by the coding sequence ATGACAATACACTCTCCCTTGGCTTTCTGGCTTTTACTACCCCTGATTGCTGTCGTCGTTTGGGTTTTATGGAGAAAGAAAACTAAAACTCCCACTTTGCAGTTTGGATCGGTTCAAGTTCTAAAATCCGTGACCCCAAGCATTCGTACGCGACTGTTAAATATTCCTTTGATTTTGAAAGCCCTGGGAATAGCCTTTGCGATCTTTGCATTGGCAAGACCCCAGGAAATGAATACGAAAATCAAAAAAAATGTGGAAGGCATCGATATCGTGATCGCTCTGGATATTTCAGACTCCATGCTGATCGAAGATATGAAGCCTCTGAATCGTTTGGAAGCTGCCAAAGAAACAATCAAGCAATTTATTAGTGGGCGTAGCTCTGACAGAATTGGTCTTGTGATCTTTGCCGGGGAATCGTTCACGTTGGTGCCGCCGACTTTGGATTACCAATTGATTCTTTCCCGCGTAGATGAAATCACGACGGCAGCCAGTGCCCGTATCAAAGACGGAACGGCTTTGGGTGTGGCTTTGGCCAATGCCGCTGGTCGCTTAAAAGATTCCCAAGCAAAAAGCCGCGTCGTGATCTTTATGACCGACGGGGAGAATAACTCGGGCACGATCGATCCGGAAACGGGTCTTGAGATCGCGAAGGGTTATGGGATCAAAATCTATTCAATCGGTATCGGTAAAGACGGTCCGACTCGTATTCCAATTTATACCCGTGATATCTTTGGTCAAAAAATTAAAACCTATCAGCCCTTTGACTCCACCGTGAATGAAGACCTTTTGGGTCGTATGGCAAGTCAGACGGGCGGTAAATACTACCGTGCTTCCAAGGAAGACTCTTTGAAAGGTGTCTTTAAAGACATCGACTCATTGGAAAAAACGAAAATCGATGTGAATAAGTTCACGAACTACACCGAGAAATATCCGCCCTATCTTGTGGCCGGTATCATTCTGTATTTGGTGGGCTTGCTCTTGGGTCGTACATGGTTAAGGAGGGTGCCGTAA